Sequence from the Actinomyces slackii genome:
AGGGCGGCTCCTGGTGGAGGCCCACTGCCAGGACGGCGCTGAGCTCGCCCGCTCCTGGGCTCTGGAGACCGCGCCCACCGTCTCCGAGCTCACCGACCGCGTGCGCTGGCAGCTCGAGGGCTGGCTGGCCGGGCGCAGCGGAAGGCCACCGGCCTCCCCCCTGACGCGCCTGCGCCTGAGCGCCCTGGAGATCAGCCCCGCGGGAGCCGGTCAGGCGGGCCTGTGGAAGGCGCCCGGGGAGCAGGCCGGAGCCCGGGCCGCCCGAGCCGCTGAGCGCGTCGAGTCCCTCCTGGGGGCCGGCGGCATCCAGGCCCCGCTGCTCACCGATGGACGGGACCCGCGCTCACGGGCGCGCCTGATCCCCTGGGGGGAGCGCGCTGACCCCACGGCCCGGAGCGCCCAGGCGACTCGGGGCGCCCGGACCGCTCAGACGACTCAGGCACGCAGCCCCCAGACCGCCCCCTGGGCGGGCGCCCTGCCCCGGCCCTCGCCCTCCATCGTCCTGGCCCGCCCCATCCCGGTGACACTGACCGACGCCCAGGGACGGCAGATCGGCGTCGACATCCACGGGCAGATCGACGCCGCCCCCGCACTGGTCAGCATCGAGGGCGAGATGCCATGGGATCACCATCCCGAGGTCAGGGGGAGGGCGCAACCATGGGCGTCGGGCCCCCAGCAAGTCACCTCCTGGGCCGGGCCCTGGCCCCTGGACGAGGGATGGTGGACGCCACAGGGGGCCTGGCAGCGCGCCTACCTCCAGGTCACCACCGACGCCGGGCCGCCCCTGCTGCTCATGCGCGCCGGCCAGTGGTGGCTCGAGGCGATCTACTCCTGAGTACTCCTGAATACTCCTGAGTGCACCTGACTACTCCTGAGGCCCTGCCCCGGCCCCATCGAGGCGCGGCACCGCACCCACGGCCGCCTCCGCCTCTGCAGGCCCTGCCTCGCCGCCATGCTCGCCGCCGTGCTCACCCGCGCCGCGATGCTCGCCGAGCGGGACCCGCCTGCCCCGGAGCCACAGAACCGCCAGGGCCACCAGGCACACCCACGCCGCCCCGAAGGCCCAGCCCGCCAGCACATCCGTCATCCAGTGATGGCCCAGATAGACCCGCGAGACCCCCACCAGGCCCGCCAGTCCCACCGCGCCGACCACCGCCAGTGCCCTGCCCATGAGCCGCGCCGCGCTGAACAGGACGATGCCCGCCAGCACGCAGGCGAAGGCCGCCGTGTTGAGGGAGTGCCCTGAGGGGAAGGACAGGGTGTGCTCGGGCTCGCCCAGGAGCGTCGCCGTCGAGGGGCGCTCACGGCCGAAGAAGCGCTTGAGCTCCACCGTCATGAGGGAGGAGCCGATCATCGTTGCCGCCAGCACCAGCGCCTGGCCGCGCCTCCCCGACCAGGCCAGGGCCAGGACGCCCACCACGGTCAGCGCGCTCAGGCCCGGGGTCGAGCACAGGGCGGAGACCGCCGTCATCACCGCGGAAACCGGGGGCGTGCGCAGCGACACCGCCCAGGCACTCACCCGCGAGTCGAAGACGGCCAGACCCGCACCCGCCGGGGCGGTGACCGCCAGCCAGCTAAACAGGCCCAGCAGGAGCGCGGCGCAGACGGCCAGGGTCACGGCGCGAGGAGTGCGCCACGTGTCAGGCAGATGGTCCAGGCTGATCATGCCCAGACCCTAGCCGCCAGGGCTATGCCCCCGCTGTGAGCCCCTGCTGAGCCGCCCCCGAGGGACACAAGAGCAGGGGAGGGCGCAGCCGGGCCTGGCAGTGATCGCAGGCCGGCGGCGGTAGCATCCAGGCGATCTGCGCCTCCGCCCGCCCCTCCCAGCCCCGGGCGGCCGGAGCACACCACGGGGCACAGCAAGGGAACGCGATGGCCAAGCTCTACTTCCGCTACGGCGCCATGAACTCCGGCAAGACCACCGGCCTGCTCCAGACCGCCCACAACTACGAGGAGCGGGGCCAGAGAGTCCTCATCATCAAGGCCGTGGTGGACACCAAGGGGGAGGGCACCGTCGTCTCCCGACTCGGCTTCTCGCGCGCAGTGGACCTGCTGGTGGACTCCGACGAGGACCTGCGCGCCCTCGTGCACCGCCGCATCCTGGGGCGCGACGCCGGTGCGCCCAGCGGTGGCGGGCGCGCCGGCGAGGAGCCGAAGGAGCTGCGATGCGCCCTGGACTGCGTGCTGGTCGACGAGGCCCAGTTCCTCACCGCCCGCCAGGTCGACCAGCTCATGGAGATCGTCCTGCTCGACGACGTCCCCGTCCTGGCCTACGGGATCCGCTCGGACTTCCGCACCCTGAGCTTCCCCGGATCACGGCGCCTGCTGGAGATCGCCCACTCCCTGGAAGAGCTCAAGACCATCTGCCGCTGCGGGCGCAAGGCCATCTTCAACGCGCGCAAGACCGGCGGGCAGGCCGGCCACTACGTCTTCGACGGCGACCAGGTGGCCATCGACGCCGGCGAGATCACCTACGAGTCCCTGTGCGGCAAGTGCTACCTCGCCGCCGGCGGCGCCCTGCCCCACGAGTAGCACGGGCCCCAACCCCGCTGCGCCCCGCGCCACCGCCCTCCCGAGCGGCTCACCGCCTGTGGGACCAAGAACCGGTGGGGCCACAAACCGCGCAGACGGATCGTGAGCAGGAGGCAGGATCATGCCCCCGGCCGGCCATCCGCCTAGACTGTACACATGTTCGAATCCGGGGCGCCGCGCTACGCCGAGCTGCACGCCCACTCCGCCTACTCCTTCCTCGACGGGGCCAACGAGCCAGAGGACCTCGTGGCCGCCGCCGCCGAGCTCGGGCTGGACGCCCTGGCCCTGACCGACCACGACGGCATGCCCGGAATCGTCAAGCACGCCCAGGCCGGGCGCGCCCACGGCCTGCCCACCATCCACGGCAGCGAGCTCACCCTGGCCGACGGCGCCCGCCTGCCCATCCTGGCCCGCGACCCCCGCGGATACCACCGCCTGGTCGCCGCCATCTCCGACCACAACCTCACCGCCGGGCACCGCCGCGACCCCGCCCACAGCCCCGAGGACCTGGCCCCCGCCCTGGCCGGAACTTGCCTGATCCTCACCGGCACCGTCAACGGCCCCCTGCGCCGAGCCCTGGGCAGCCCCCACCGCCCCAGCGCCTGGGACCTGGACGCCGCCGACGCCTGCCTGGGACGCCTCGCCGAGCTCTTCGCCCCCAACCGCCCCACCCGCCCAGCCGTCGGCGAGAGCGCCACCACCGGCCTGGCCGTCGAGCTGGCCCTGGACGGAGGACCCACCGACGCCGCCCTGACCCACGCCCTGACCGGCCTGGCCGCCGCCCACCGCCTGCCCCTGGTGGCCACCGGCGCCGTGCGCTGCGCCCGCCCAGCGGACGCCCGCCTGGCCGACGTCCTGACCGCCACCCGCCTGGTTACCGACCTGGAGGGCGCTCGCGGCCATCTGCCCGCCATCGGCCGCTGGCTGCGCGGCCCCGCCGACATGGCCCGGCTCCACCGCCGCGCTCCCGGGGCGGTGGAGGCCGCCGCCGAGATCGGCTCCGAGCTGGCCTTCGACCTGGCCCTCATCGCCCCAGACCTTCCCGCCGCCGACGTCCCGCCGGGACACACCCCCGCCAGCTGGCTGCGCGAGCTCACCGGTCGCGGAGCCACCGCCCGCTACGGCAGCCGTGCCCAGGACCCGAGCGCCTGGCAGGTCCTGGACCATGAGCTCGAGATCATCGAGGCGCTGGGCTTCGCCGGCTACTTCCTCATCGTGCGCTCCATCGTGGAGTTCTGCGAGCGCTCCGGCATCCTGTGCCAGGGCCGGGGCTCGGCGGCCAACTCGGCGGTCTGCTACGCCCTGGGCATCACGGCGGTGGATGCGGTGCGCCACCAGATGCTCTTCGAGCGCTTCCTGTCCCCGGGGCGGGCCGGATACCCGGATATCGACCTGGATATCGAGGCCTGCCGCCGCGAGGAGGTCATCCAGCACGTCTACTCCCGCTACGGGCGCGACTGCGCCGCCCAGGTCGCCAACGTCATCTCCTACCGGCCCCGCTCCGCCGTGCGCGACGCCGCCCGGGCCCTGGGCCACCCCGCCGGGCTGCAGGACGCCTGGGCCGCCCAGATGGGGCGCTGGTCCACCCTCCGCATCGAGCAGGACGCCGAGCCCGGCGCCCTGCCCCCCAACGGCTCGGCCCGGGCGTCCCGCCAGGAGGTCCCCGACCAGGTCCTCGGCCTGGCCGAGCGCCTCCTGCGCCTGCCCCGCCACCTGGGCATCCACCCCGGGGGGATGGTCCTGGCCGACCGCCCCGTCTCCGAGGTCTGCCCCGTGCGCTGGGCCGCCATGGAGGGCCGCTCCGTCCTGCAGTGGGACAAGGACGACTGCGCCGCCGCCGGGCTGGTCAAGTTCGACCTGCTGGGGCTGGGGATGCTCACCGCCCTGCGCCTGGCCTTCACCACCCTGGCCCAGCGCGGAGAGACCGTCCCCGAGCCCTCGCCCTCCCGGAGCGACCGCGCCGCAGGGGAGGGCCGGGCCGCGGGTCGCCCGGAGGAGGATCGGGCCGGAGACGCTGGGCGGACCGGGGACACTGGGGGCTCAGCGCCCGCCGGAGTCCTGCGCGCCGCCCAGATCGGCAGGCCCTGGGACCTGCACACCCTGCCCGAGGACGATCCGGCCGTCTACCGCCTCCTGACAGCCGCGGATACCGTGGGCGTCTTCCAGGTCGAGTCCCGCGCCCAGATGGCCACCCTGCCCCGGCTGCGGCCCACGTGCTTCTACGACATCGTCGTCGAGGTGGCCCTCATCCGCCCCGGCCCCATCCAGGGCGATGCGGTCAGCCCCTACATCCGCCGCCGCCTGAAGAGAGAGCCGGTGGACTACCTGCACGACAGCCTCAGGCCCGCCCTGTCCAAGACCCTGGGCGTGCCGCTCTTCCAGGAGCAGCTCATGCAGATCGCCGTCGATGCCGCCGGCTTCAGCCCCGCCGAGGCCGACGCCCTGCGCCAGGCCATGGGGGCCAAGCGCTCCGCCGAGCGCATGGAGGCCCTCCACACCCGCTTCGTGGAGGGCATGGTCGGCCTCCAGGGCGCTGAGCCGGAGGTTGCCGAGGCCGTCTTCGCCAAGCTGCGGGCCTTCGCGGACTTCGGCTTCCCCGAGTCCCACGCCTTCTCCTTCGCCTACCTCGTCTACGCCTCGGCCTGGCTCAAGGCCCGCAAGCCCGAGGACTTCTATGCCGGGGTCCTGGCCGCTCAGCCCATGGGCTTCTGGTCGCCCCAGAGCCTGGTGGCCGACGCCCGCCGCCACGGGGTGCGCGTCCTGCCCGCCGACGTCAACGCCTCAGGGGCCCAGGCCATCGTCGAGTCGCGCCCCCAGGCCGTGGAGGCCGGCTCCTCTGGCGCCCGCCAGTGGCTCCCCCTGACCCCCTCACCCGAGGCCCTGAGCCCCCTTGACGCCCATGACGACCTGGCCGTGCGCCTGGGGCTGGCCGCCATCAAGGGGATCGGCGCGCAGCGAGCCGAGGCCATCGCGGCCGAGCGGCAGGCCAACGGCCCCTACCGGGACCTGGCCGACCTGGCCCGGCGCGTGCGCCTGAGCCGTGCCGCGCTGGAGGCCCTGGCCGCCTCCGGGGCCCTGGAGAGCCTGGGGGTTGAGCGGCGCGAGGCCCTGTGGGCCGCCGGGGTCCTGGCCGAGGAGCACGGGGCCCGCCATCAAGGGCCCGGAGCGGCTGCCCCCGCCGTGACCCGGGGCCGACGCCGCGGCCCGCGCCCCGTGACCATCGCGCCCCGAGCGCCGCTCGGCCACGACGGGACCGGTCAGGAGGCCCAGGATCCCCCACAGCCCGAGGCCCAGGGCCAGGCCGGGCGCGGGTGGTTCCAGCCCACCCTGCCGGGCACCGCAGTGGGGGCCCGGGCCCCGCGCCTGCCCGCCATGGGGGAGCGCGAGCGGCAGGTGGCCGACCTGCGCCTGACCGGGGTGACCACCCAGGACCATCCCATGGCCGGCCTGCGGGAGGGACTGGGGGAGCGCGGCATCCTGGCCCTGGCCGAGGTCGGCCGCCAGGAGCCGGGCAGGCGGGTCAGGGCCGCCGGCGTGGTCACCCACCGTCAGCGCCCTCACACGGCCACGGGCATGATCTTCCTCAACCTGGAGGACGAGACCGGGCTGCTCAACGTGGTCTGCTCAGCGGGCATGTGGCGCCGCTACCGCTCCATCGGCAGGCGGGCCACCGCGCTGATCGTGCGCGGCACCGTGGAGAGGGGCGATGGCGTGACCGCCCTGCGCGCCGAGCACCTCGAGGCCCTGGGCGGCATCACCCCCACCGGCAGTCGGGACTGGTGCTGACCGGGGCCCTCTCAGCCCCTGAGGCCGGCCGCGGCGGCCGGGGGCGCTATCAGCCCCGGGCGGTGTAGGCGGGCAGCTCGCCGACCACGGGGGCGTCCTTGACGTGCAGCTCGGAGTAGACCGACCACAGGACGCCGATCAGCGGCACGGCGATGATCGCCCCCAGCAGCCCCGCCGCGTAGGTGCCCACGGCCACGCCGATGATGACCACCACCGGGTGCAGGGAGACCTGCCGGCCCATGATGAGCGGCTGGAGGATGTGGCCCTCGATCTGGCCGATGGCCGCCACCCCCAGGCCGACCACCACCATGGTCAGCGGCCCGTGGGAGGCCAGGGCCACCACCATGGCGATGATCATGGCCGCCGGCGCCCCGATGATCGGGATGAAGGCGCCGATGAAGACCAGGACCGCCAGGGGAGCGGCCAGCGGGATGCCCACGAGCTGAAGGAAGATGCCGGCCATGACGCCGTCGGCCAGGGCGACGATCACGGTGCCGCGCGCGTATCCGGCGAAGGTGTACCAGCCGGCCCCGGCGGCCCGGTGCACCGATTCGCGCAGGTGGGCGGGCAGCTCATCGAGGAACCAGCGCCACATCCTGCCCCCGGAGGCCAGGAAGAAGATGGTGGAGAAGATCGCCAGCGCCATGACCGCGAAGAAGTCCACCACCGCACTGGCATTGGACAGGACCTCGGTGGCCAGGGTGGGCGCATTGGACTGGAGGTAGTCCTGGCCCTGGCGCACCCAGGCCTGGAACTGCTCGGCCAGCTCCTGCTGGGTCAGGTGCACCGGCAGGGGCCCGTGCTCGACGAAGTCCACGATCGTGTCCAGGCCATCGGAGAACTGGGAGGTCAGGGAGGCCCACTGGCTGGTCACCGAGGTCACCACGTAGGTCATGAGCCCCACGATGGCGGCCAGCGTGGTCAGCAGGGCCAGGAATGTGGCTGGGTAGCGCGGCATGACGCGGGCGAACAGGCTCACCAGGGGCTGAAGGATGGAGGTGAAGACCAGAGCCATGAACACGCCGATGAACACCGGCACGATGATGGAGGTCGCGTAGACCACCAGGGCGATCATGATGATGATGCCCAGCCCCAGCCAGGCCCCCAGTCCTCCGCGCACCAGCCAGGAGGGCAGGGAGGCCAGGGCGGTCGAGCGGGTGGCGATCACCGGGGGCAGGCCCGAATGCGCGGCCGCTTGCGGAGCGGGGGAGTCCGCCGTGTGCGCCGCGCCGCTGGGCGCAGGGCCGGCAGCCCGCTCGCCCGGGGCCTCGCCTGTCCGCGAGCCGACGGACTCCTCGTAGTGCAGTTGCCAGGCGCGCTCCGCCCGACGTCGCTGGTCGACCCGGTCCACGGCGCGCCTCCAGGCGCTCATGAGCCGCCTCACCGGACCACCGCCCGTGACGGCAGGCGGTGCGGGCGATGCCGAGGGATCGCGCTGGGGGACGGGCTCCTGCTCGTCGGCCTTCTCGGGCTCCTCGGGCGCGGCCTGCCGACTGGGCAGGGACTGCGCTGATGCGTGCGGATCGGTGGTGTGCTCCTCCACGCTGCCGGCTCTCCTCCCCTTCTCCTGGCTGCGATACTGCGATGCCGCCCGCTCCAAGCCGTGCGAGAGGCAGCGTCAGCCTACTAGCGTGGGGCCATGAGCAGTGGACCGCATCCTCTTCCCGTTCCGCGCCTGCCGCGCAGCGCCGCGCTGGGCCCCGGCAGGGGCGGGCAGCCCCGTCTCCTCATCGATGCGCCGGCGGCCTCGGCGCAGATCTACCTGCACGGCGCCACCGTGACCTCCTGGATTCCGCGCGGCGGCAAGGAGGTCCTCTTCACCTCCCGCGACGCGGTGTTCGACGGCGCCACGGCCATCCGCGGGGGCGTGCCCCTGTGCCTGCCGGACTTCAGCACCGGCATCCACGGGGACGCCCTGCCCAAGCACGGTTGGGCGCGCCTGGTGGCCTGGTCGCTGCGCTCCGTGGAGGCCACCGCTGAGGGCGGAGTGCGCGCGCTTCTGGCCGCGAATCGCGACGGGCTGAGCCTCCTGTACGAGGTGGAGGCGGGCTCAAGCCTGGGCCTGACGCTCTCGGTGCGCAACGATGGCGCCCACCCCCGCACCGTGGAGGCGGCCCTCCACACCTACCTGGCACTGCACGACGTGACCTCCGCCGAGCTCACCGGCCTGGAGGGGAGTCGGTACTGGGACAACCTCACGAGCGGCCCAGGGCCCTGCGATGGCAGGTCGAGCGGCGGTAGGCTGCGCATCAACGGCCCGGTGGACCGCATCTACGACTCCACCGCGGCGGTGTCCCTGACCGACCCGGGCAACGGCCGGGTCATCACCGTGTCCAAGCGCTCCGCCCCCTCGACCATCGTGTGGAACCCCTGGTCCGCCGCCTCCGCGCTGCCCGATATGGCTGATGCGGAGTTCGCCTCCATGCTCTGCGTGGAGAGCGGGGCCGTGCGCGACCACGCCCCTGTTATCGAGCCGGGGGCGACGTGGTCCATGCAGGCCCGCATCGGGGTCGAGGCTCTGTAGCACCTGCCGGGGTGGCCGGGGCAGGGGGACCAGTGCACCGACCAACAGGTGTGATCCGAAGCACCGGGAGACGGATTGGTGGCCCGCGGCGGCGGCATGCTAAGTTTCTCTGCGTTGCCCCGCGGAGCCTGCTCCACGGGCAGCCGCACGTCCGAGTGGCGGAATAGGTAGACGCGCTAGCTTGAGGTGCTAGTGCCTTATTAAACGGGCGTGGGGGTTCAAGTCCCCCCTCGGACACCCACCAGGGGCCCCTGGACTGCTGAGCAGCCCAGGGGCCCCTTGATATTCATGGTGATGAGCCGAGGAACAGTGAGCAGCGCCCTGGTGAGTGGTCACCGCCCCTGAGGCGCGCAGTGGCGCATCCGGACTCGAATCCACAGGATCAACTCCATCGGGGCTGGTAGAGGTGAGGCCGCGACGGGAAGGCGCATAGGATCAAAATGATGAAACCACCGATATAAGGAATGAGTGCTAGCAGTGCCATCCATCCTGACTGGCCGGTGTCATGGAGGCGCCGCACAGTCACGGCCCATAAAGGAATAATGAGGACGATCGCGTAGGCGAACAGCGTTAACATGGCGAGAACCTCGATCGGAGCGGTGTCCGTAGTGGAGTGAGAGCTCGGAGTGGAGAAGGCTCCTAATGCTGCGAAAACGTATACTATGGCAATATTGACCACCAAAGAGATGATCTGAATCCACCAGTACTCTGAGGGTGAGGCGTAACCTCTGAACTGGGCGTAGCGCTGGAAGAATCGTTTGATCGCAAGACCTGGACCAACACCGGGCATCGGGGCGCTGTGCTCTGGAATGGGCACGCCGGCCCAGGGGTACCCGGCTCCGTAGCCGTGCGCACCTGGCGGATACCCGCCTGGCTGAGGGTAGTAATACCCGCCTGGCTGGGCGTAGCCCTGGGGGTATCCGCCTGTTTGGGGATAGGCGTACCCGCCCGGCTGGGCGTAGCCCTGGGGGTATCCGCCTGTCTGGGGATAGGCGTACCCGCCCGGATAGCCCTGGGGGTATCCGCCCGACGGAGCATAGTCCTGCGGGTGATCGCCCAGTGGGGCGCCGTCCTGGGGCTGGGGGTCATCGGAGGCGGGGCTGGGCTGGTAGGACATGTGGTCTCCGATCAAGGGGCATGGTGTGAGGCTGGGGTCCCTGAGGCGCTGCGACCGCCCATCGGGCGCGTCGCTGGCGGAGATCCCGCAGGGGCGCACATCGGCGGATCATACGTGCCTGCACCGCGATGTCATATGGGTACCACTCCACAGCTCGTGCCGAGTCGGCAGCTGCGCGGTCAGCCCCTCTCACCCATCAGCCAATCGCCCTGCCGCCGCATGTCAACGTCGACGACTCGCCATGCGGGCAGCGGCGACGCTCAGCCTGCCGAGGCGCTGAAGGCACAGTCCCCTGCGGGACTGCTGGCGGAATCGCCAGGTTCCCGCAGGGGAATGGGGGAGGACCGCTTGATCGGCCACCCCCTCACGCGTGAGGATCAGCTGTGCCACTCGGGCTGGTAAAGATCCGGGCGCGAGGGGAAGGCGCACAGGACCAGGGGGACAATGCCGAGACCTGCGAGATAGAACAGAGCGAACAGGCCCGGCTTGCCGGTGTCATGAAGGCGGCGAACGGTCAATGCCATCATGGGGACCACGGTCGCCAGGGCGTAGACGACGAGCAGCACCATGAAGATCGCCGCCGACAACCCGATGCCAGCGGCGGCCGCATCAGGATCCGAGGCAGAGGCGGCTCCGGCGGCAGCCATGATGGCGAACACGATATAGAGAATCACGCCGACGGCCGCATTGGCGCCGTAGGCCCACCAGAACTCGGAGGGTGAGGCGTAGCCCTTGAACTGCGCGTAGCGCTTGAAGAAGCGCTTGATGGCATCGGCCAGGCTGGCGCCGGGCAGCGGGGCGAGGTGCTCCGGCAGCGCCATGGGCTGGCCGTAGGCGCCCGCGCCGAAGCCGGGCTGGCCGGGATAGCCGCCAGGCTGGGGCTGGCCGTAGCCCGGCTGGGGCTGGCCGGGCTGGCTGTAGCCCGGCTGGGGCTGGCCGGGCTGGGAGTATCCCGGCTGGGGCTGGCCGGGCTGGCCGGGATAGCCGCCAGGCTGGCCGTAGCCGGGCTGGCCGGGTTGGGCGCTGTACGGGTCAGGCGACGTACCGTATGACATGAAGTCTCCAAGATCATGTGGGGGTGGGCGAGGCGCTGCTGGGCAGCCAGGCTGCACCGGCCCGGCGAAGGCCGACTGCCAACGGCGCATGCCCACAGACTAAGCACCCGAGCGCCCGCGAGTCACGCCGATTCCGGCAGATGGGTCGTATGACCCATGTGGTGCGGCTGCTCGGTGAGGGATGCCGTCGATCAGCCGTGGTGAGCAGCAGAGGGGGACCCCGGGGCTCGGCCGCACTGTGGCGTGGCCTTTCCATGCCCATGATGCCCATGATGCCCATGATGCCCATGGCGGCATCACTCGGACCCGGCCCTCGCCCATCTGAAGCGACCGCGCGGTTGATTTCCGCTAGGCTGCGCAGGTCTGGCCGCTCCTGCATGCCCTGCCTCAGTGATGAGGACGCGACAGGATCGTGCTCGATCGCCGTCTGCCCGCCGAGCACGTGGAGGAACCCCTGTGACACATGACCCGGCATCCGCCCGCGGCGCCCCGGCTGATCGGCACAGCCTCATCCGGGCCCGGATCGCCGTCTGCCTGGTCTTCCTCGGCAACGGGCTGGGCGTGGCCAACCTCATGCCCCGCTATCCCGAGATCGTCGCCCACCTGGACCTGACCAAGGCCGCCTTCGGTCAGGCCGTGGCCGCGGCCAGTGTTGGGGCGCTGCTGGCCGGGCTCGCCGCCTCCCGGTTCATCACCCGCTACACCTCGGCGCGCGTGGCCTCCCTGGGGATGCTCCTCGTCGCAGCATCCCTCATCGGCGCCGCCGGCGCTCAGTCCTGGGCGGTGCTGGCCGCCTGCATGCTCATCATGGGCGGTACCGACGCGGTGGTGGACGTCGCCCAGAACGCCCACGGCCTGCGCATCCAGCGCCGCTGGGGGTCCTCGATCGTCACCAGCTTCCATGCCGCCTGGTCCCTGGGCGCGGTTCTGGGCGCCGTCGCCGGCCAGGCCATGGCAGGCGCGGGGGTCGGCCTGGTGACTCACATGCTCATCACGGCCATGGTTCTGCTGGCGGTCTGCGTGGGCCCTCTCGCCCTGGGGTGGTTCCTGCCCGGGGATGACTCCCTGGATCGCCCCGAGTCAGTCGAGCCATTGGGAAGCCCCAGCGCCCCCACCTGGCGCGGGCCGGCCCGGCCGCGGCTCGTCACCGCCGGGCTCCTGGGCGTCGTCGGCCTGCTGTGCGCCGCTGCCATGTTCCCCGAGGACATCGCCCATAACTGGTCCTCCCTGCTCCTGGCCGACCAGGGGGCCCGGGCCAGCCAGGTGGGCCTGGGCGTCGTCGCCCTTCAGGGCGTCATGATCCTGGGCCGCCTGGTGGGGGACCGCGTCATCGACGCCGTGGGAGCCAGGGCCGTGATCGCCGGGGGAGGAGTGCTGGTGACCGCCGGCATGGGGATCGCCCTGCTGGCCTCTTCCGTGCCGGGGACCCTGGTGGGCATGGCCATCTCAGGACTGGGCTGCGCCGTGGCCGTGCCGGTGACCTACTCCGCCGCCGACGACGTGGAGGGCCTGCCCCCCGGACTGGGCCTGACCATCGTGTCCTGGCTGGCCCGCCTGGCCGGGCTCATCGCACCGCCGATCGTCGGATGGCTC
This genomic interval carries:
- a CDS encoding MFS transporter, with translation MTHDPASARGAPADRHSLIRARIAVCLVFLGNGLGVANLMPRYPEIVAHLDLTKAAFGQAVAAASVGALLAGLAASRFITRYTSARVASLGMLLVAASLIGAAGAQSWAVLAACMLIMGGTDAVVDVAQNAHGLRIQRRWGSSIVTSFHAAWSLGAVLGAVAGQAMAGAGVGLVTHMLITAMVLLAVCVGPLALGWFLPGDDSLDRPESVEPLGSPSAPTWRGPARPRLVTAGLLGVVGLLCAAAMFPEDIAHNWSSLLLADQGARASQVGLGVVALQGVMILGRLVGDRVIDAVGARAVIAGGGVLVTAGMGIALLASSVPGTLVGMAISGLGCAVAVPVTYSAADDVEGLPPGLGLTIVSWLARLAGLIAPPIVGWLSDAHGQWVALAYGLLGGVILATCWPVLRRRA